The Ptychodera flava strain L36383 chromosome 14, AS_Pfla_20210202, whole genome shotgun sequence genome segment ctgctgtacgccacagcagtgcCAATctcgtcggtgagcggtcatgtcccatgggagaaagccgagtcctactgactcggcaaaaaacccgaaaaacaaagtttgctgatccaccagaattcgcaaaGGTGACttgcacagataggtgcggttgatacatcatagtatgcatagtggccgccgcgtggtatgcgcgcataccacacgcggcggccgctatgtatcgaaccaccgcgtaactgtgtggcagacgacaaaatgtagtcatcagaggcaactaatattttacacggaaaaactgatatctatgtggtattgttaaaaatttaatacaactgattgagaataatgaaaacgacaaaaacaaaggagaagttttaaaaaagaattaccagaggtaaaggcattgataatgatgttaTCATGTCAtcatgatgtatataaagtcatcgcagtaggaggtaaattaattgcgtcattcgaacgtttttggactccttagaatatcgtcaatcagcacaacaacacactttcgggggatttcgggtcataaccagaaacgatcgtaaaacttcgggatgtgaaaaatacgctcggaaaatgacacgttttttatcgatatctcgcgaacgcgcggagtcgccacgtcaaatatcgaccgttggcattaaaaagatgtgttttaaaaatgttaccaagtgggagtgcctctttaagatccatttctatcgaatgtatagttttcatgatgtttgtaaagaaattttcacataagtatcgattacaaaatgacgatctcgaaattatatcactacataattttcgaacttcttcctgtcgctttgaatggtgtcattttgaccaaacttggcgaataaaatcctgacataataccatttagtttacacttttaataaaagggtgtcaccacgctactttttccaatatctttaggtgaatgggtaatatgcgccatgtaaatgggagagaaatgttaatttttcgctcatattgaataaaaaccagcttcctagggggtcaaaatatgacaaggttataggtcacatgtatttttaagagactgggtcacaaaattaggtaaaagcgcaatttcaacaatgacaggtgatgttaaaaacatgcgctacaaagtaacccatttgcgacaggctggagttaaatctgcgcagaaacgttctaaggcgtatgcgcgtccgaattcgtcgccctttaccttaagatGAATCATATTTTCACCGTAACCAAGACTACTTACAGCTTGGAATGTTCATATACACAAGTCAACTGTGCTAATagaacttatgacacaaagaaATGTCATTAataattattatcaaagttttgTTGTTGGCTTATAGATTTTTGGACacagttttaccaaaaacaaaGAAACGGACGCGATTAAGATACTGCGGATTGCTCACTCCAAGGATCATACATAAGAACATTTGGTCACTATAATTAATATTTTCAGGTATTAGAGCAGGTCTTTATAATAGCTGCCGGCGGATAACGACTTCTGTTTGAGAATATCTGATACAATACTAAAGAAGCGGTAGCCGACTCTGACGGAAGGAGTCGCTAGATAATGAAACAAATGCCAGCCGACTGTCTATGGATGAAGTGATTCGAATCATTGCCTTAACATGTGACCCAGAGTGGACTTGTTAACGTAGCAGGTCCTTGTGCTTAAAGCGGAAAGTGCAACAAATATTTGAGAGAAATTACTTTAAATTACTTTTGCATGTTTTCTGAGAAGTCGCAAAGACGATTTCCAACAAAGAcgctcaattgacagtgaaacatacttttacacaagatcaggccagagagcaacacgtGGAAGACTACGAGACTTGacagttatcagggatttttgaattctggcatatgagaataatcaatattacagaaaacgacggggtcaccatgcttgattttctacaaatgcACGATGAAAAACCACTTTTTTCtcgaaaatcacttaaaatcaatatatacagccattcatttcaagttcatgctgtgaatgaaaatttcacatctcattgtacaataacacaaaagtaaaactttgaactttagtaaagactctaatttaaattgAATactgtgtgactaaatggaatcatttatttttcactaaatttgcCATAATTTCACCAAacatttctgagattaaaacgttaatttgatggaattttttaaccttccagtgttgtcaattttgtaaaacatttatatgtAGCATCTAAGTCATATATGTACTTCTGGAAAAACAATTCGATGGGTCACTGTAATcactttttcacaatttggctaAATGTAACCAggaattcaaaatttgcatactctctcatgatcgtcattttgtgtgctcttcagcaggtgccattgacctggtcagagttggataaactcaagtcgacTTAGACTGGTAAATCCAAAAATTCAACTGATGCatgtaaaaatgaatcaatttaagaatttgccctaggaatatggctctactacctgctgataagaggtagtgtcgaATATCTGCGAACAGCGACGCATTCCTAATAAATGTgtggctatatgataatttcgGGGAATCTAAAAATTTTAATCGTATAGACTTGAAAtgttttgagggtattgagggggatctcaaaaaatgagatttcaatcgcgattcctccagccccccccccacccatattttgtgaacgcagcctcaTCCAGCGACCGCATacaacgagattttgaccagttcacatcATATAGTGCACAAGCGaaagcgagtgcatatatgaagtgaactggtcaaaaccgagtggtataccgtcgctgggtgtgatttattgctatcataacagtatattgaaattctggcgaggAACATTAAAGTAGGATTTTGCTCTTGCCGAGGGCTCGTGCGTGTGCCAACCGtgctatatcgcgaatatagcacggttattttcacgtgtcgaccaatcagatcgctgtatttgcggcagcaatatactggtatgacgTAATTGCCATCATTTCCTTGGGGCCGGCGACCATACCAAATCACCCGGAGAGTGGAAAATCCTCCGGTTCCCCTGGATCTAAAATCTGTACACCCTGTTTATCCTTCCATAACGTTACCTGTCAGTGTGCACCGATCGTATATTTTAACAATTCGGCTCTAGTatttgtaaagaaacaaaacaattgtATTCCTGTGTCGTTTTAAAGTACCCCGAGAGTCATATCGGTGATATCGAACGTcagatgtaatatttttattcaactaCAGTATCTTCACTGCGAAATTATTTTGCTTGCTTCTTCTCTGTACAAAATTCAATTCTGCAAGACATAAGCTTAATGCCCTTCTGTGAATTGCGTCGATATATGGAGTGTTTCCACGCATCAAGAAATGTAGAAAAATTATCGGCAGGTCGCACTAATAATGCATCTCCTCTAAACATCCTATTTTATACACGTCATAACAGTGTGTACTTGAGACTTCTGTGGCGACCCATGGTATGACACTGCAAGCAATTTATATCTCGATCATTGtagatttttcatcaaaatgcatGAATGTGACAGTGTCACTACTATGATCAATCTTGCATTTTCTTTCGACGCTTGGAGGAATAGACCTCTCCGATGCATTATCCGTTTCAAATACTATTCAGAGGCTTCCTTCGATTTATTCTTTCATTCTTTGTGGATTTCCCATCACCACTTCCTGACGTTTCTTTCCGAACTTGTCTATGACCTTGTACTCAGATTATGctaaatgtatttttgaatacaACACACAGAGGTATAAGATTTGTGCACCATAAATTTTAACAGttgtaaaagaaagaaagataaaGTCATGGACCATACAAAGACAAACTTAGCTCTTAGGAATACCATAACGTCAGATTTCGATTGAGAGTAACATTTCCAGAAGATAGGAACAACGTCGTTTGGTGTAAATTTAATCTCGATAACATAACTTTGGAATGCGGAGCCACTGAAGTAATTAACTATATGGACAAAGAAACATGAAACCTAATTGgagaacaaaaatgttttaatacGTAGGAAACGCACTTAAAATTACCATGTCAAGGGACTGAATTACACTGAGAATCATCATTGAGTCTGTCTTTCATTGTATCAGGATAATTATGTCTCCTCCGTCAACAGCATGGCGAATGCGTGTAAGAGTTGCTGAGCGGAGGGTCTCAGTTCTTGTGTAGGACACTCAGCCAAATTTATCAGAGTTCCAACTTGTTCCATCGCCTTCCCTTGTCCAACGTAGTGTTTCATTTCTACGTTGTCTGATCTTGTCTGAGCGTACCTTGGTCGGTTTTGGTTATCTGCGTGCATTTCCTGGAATTTGGTAATATTTGATGGCTCGTACTCATGATATGGTTGGAGACCAGTAAACAGAAGAGCGAGAACCATACCGAGGCTCCAGACGTCCGCTTTGAAGGATGCTGTGCCGTTATCCAGGACAGTCTCGGGGGCCATGTAATGGTGGACTCCATGTCCGCGAGGTTTTGCTGCGTCATCGACGTGGAAGGCGTTTCCGAAACTAATTAGCGTGACTCTTAGGGTGTTCTTGTCAATCTGGAAAAAACATGAAGTcgaattcaaaattaaaaacgtTGGTACAGATGATGAAGAATAAAGTTTCTGTATGATAAGTTCGTCTTATCATACTCAAAGTGATACAATATCAAAGAATAAAGCGGCTCAGTTTAGGCCTAGGCTCAAAGATATCGAAATCTTCTCAATTCTCTTGAGAAACAAAATCAAAGCTAACTTACAATGATATTGCTTGGACAGATGGCCTGATGAATAATTTCATTCTGGTGCATATACGCTACAGCACCACACAGTTGAAGAGCTAG includes the following:
- the LOC139148828 gene encoding calcium-dependent protein kinase 4-like, with the protein product MNEKCSDHENFPSLHGVTRVDDGEYGLVYDIPYGVDMETLSSSGELENFSFRERVYLALQLCGAVAYMHQNEIIHQAICPSNIIIDKNTLRVTLISFGNAFHVDDAAKPRGHGVHHYMAPETVLDNGTASFKADVWSLGMVLALLFTGLQPYHEYEPSNITKFQEMHADNQNRPRYAQTRSDNVEMKHYVGQGKAMEQVGTLINLAECPTQELRPSAQQLLHAFAMLLTEET